TTGCGCCGGTAGGGATTCATCTGTTGTTGTCATCGTTCAAACCAAAGCCATAAAGGTTATGAAGGGCGTTTCTTAGCATGTTCATGAGGAAAAGGCATCTCCCGATCAGTCGAAGAGGCATGGGCGGGTCATCTTGCGCAGACCCCGCTCAAGGCGGCGTCATTGGACGCAGCGCCGGTAGCGGGGAGAGAGGCAGAATGCCGATACGAGCCACCCACGGTGAAAAACAGCCCCCATTCTACGCCATCTGAAACACCCCTCGCTGATCACTGGTTTCATTTTTTGACCTGGGTTCTCAGAGCGCGCCCGGACGGCCGGGCCGGTCGCCGCGCAGCGGTCGTCCGGCCTGACCAGGAGGCCGAGAGAGAGCCCCTTGGGGCGGACGGGTGCGGATGCCAAGCGGCAGGAGGGGCGGCGCACAGCCCGGCAACGACGGACAATGGCAACCGCGAGGGAGGGCCGGGGAGAAAGACGCGGCAGACGGTGCACCAAGCCGGCAGGGAGCGACGCCGCGGCGCGACCCCGGCGACTGCAACGCCAGCCGACTACCGCGCAGATCTCGGGAACGGAGGAGCAGAACCAAATGAGCAGGTAGGCGCAAAGCATGCGGTATGGAAAGAAAACACCGCGCGAGAATCAGCAAGGGCGGTGACGGCCATGGGGTAGCGGAAAGAGCCGGCGACGCCCTTGCCCGACGTCTGCCTACCGCCTGATGGGGTGGCGGACGCTCTCTGAGTTTTATGCAAAGAATAAAAATGTATCGTTCATAAATGGACCTGGGCTTCCAGAGATCGACTACAGTGGCATGCCTTCTACGCCGGTTTCATTTGCCACAGGAAATAATAGCGCTGGGCTGGAACTCGTTGATACTTACCTCTGGATATTCAAGCGTTTTATAGAACAAAATAGCATCCCCAAAAAATTGTTTCCCATCATAGCTTTTCAAGCCGACCGTGGAATGATTGATGAAATATCAATTAAAGGCATAGGGAAACGTTGGACCAAGTGGTTTGAAAACCTTCCTGAACCAACAGACGAGCAGTTGAAAAAAGCAAAAGAGATGATTGCATTTGATGAAGAGAAAAGGCTTCGTAAAAGTCGGGAAGATACCGGCACTGTGGGAGGACAAAATCGCAGTTGATTTCCCCCAAATTTCCCCCAGCATTTTTCAACATGATATTATGGAAATCATAACAAATGGTTACAAAATGGCGCATGCATTCGGTTCCCATGCACTTCCGCCAATTTATTCAATAAGTGAAGTATCAATAACTTGACATTTCAGAAACGATCCGATAACCGGAGCGGTACGTTCGACGCGCGGGGTATCAGGGATTGCATATCAGGGGAAAGGCTCAAGGTATGACTTCAGAAAAAACCAAAGCGGAATTGCGCAACCTGGCGCTGGGTCAGCCGGCGGCACAGGATGGGGGGATATTCGGGGCGATGATCAACCCCAAAGATGCTGCTTTGGTGTTGATTCCCGCGCCGTTTGATCTGACCACGTCGTATGGAAAGGGGACCATGGATGGTCCCCTGGCAATCAGCGCGGCAAGCGTACAGCTTGATCTGTTCGATGTGCGCTGGGGAGGCGTTTACAAGGCGGGGATTGCCCTTCTGGATGAGGACCCGCAGATCCGCCGGCTCAGCATTCGCAATGCGCCCGCTGCGAAAAAGGTGATCAAAGCGCTCGAGACCGGACGCCGGACGGATGTTGATCGCAAGGCGCTTGCAAGGGTGAATGAGGCGACCCATGCCGTTACGCAACTAATTGAAAAGTGCGCAAGCCATTGGATAGACAAGGGCAAACGTGTCGGCCTTGTCGGCGGTGATCATAGCTGTCCGCTCGGATTGCTCAAAGCCCTTGCGCGACGATCCGGCAAGGAAGGATTTGGGATTCTTCATATCGATGCCCACCATGACTTGCGGGAGGCCTACGAAGGATTTATTTACTCCCATGCTTCGATCATGTACAATGTCTTACATGACATTCCCGAGGTGACCAGGCTGGTGTCCGTCGCCATTCGCGACTTTTCACAGGCGGAGCATAGTCTGGCCGCAACTCATCCCAAGATCGCAACATTTTATAATGACGAGATATTTCGCGCTTTGGCAGAGGGGCGCTCATTTAAGTCTGTTGTTGACAGGATCATCGAGGCATTACCGCAGAATGTCTATGTGTCTTTTGATATCGATGGCCTGGAACCGGCCAACTGCCCATTTACAGGAACCCCGGTGCCCGGCGGCCTGACCTATCAACAGGGCGTCTATTTAATTGAACAGTTATGTGAAAGTGGCAGAAGCATCGTGGGCTTTGATTTGTGCGAAGTGGCCTCGGAGAAGCATGGCGAATGGGACGGCAATGTCGGCGCTCGCCTCCTCTACAAGTTGTGTGGCGCTCTCATCCGATCGCAGAAGTTGCCCGATCTTGTTTAGCAACCGGGCCGTAGCGTAATTTTTTTATGGGAAAGAGATAATTATGCCTGACCTTAATCCGAAACATGTGGAAACAGTCCTGAAGATCATAAACCAGAGCCCCTATTTCAAACACTTATCCATGGTTGTGAAAGAGATGGGCGCAGGTTATGCGACAGTCGAGCTCGACATCGGGAAGAAACATTTAAATCCGTTTCGCGGCCTGCATGGCGGAGTCTATGCCTCAGCGATCGATACAGCCGCTTATTGGGCGGTGTATTGTGAGCTTGCTGAAGCTGCCGGCTTTATAACGGTTGATCTCAAAGTAGATTACCTCGCCGCATGCAATTCCGGCAAGCTGCTCGTCAAAGGACGCAGCATCAAAATCGGCAGAACCATGTGTTTGGCAGAAGCGACCGTTTTTGATCAACAAGACAAGCAACTGGCCCATGGGGTTTCAAAATTGATGGTTGTTCAGGGCCTTCAGACAATTAAAGATGCTGCTGATTTGGCGGGGGAGAAGAATCTTCCTCCTAAATTTCTCTAACCTTTTATTCAAGAAAGGGCAGTCTGTCCTTTTTTCTGTAGGCAAGCGCCGTACAGGAGGCTATGAGGGCATTGCGCTCATCCGTCACCTTGATTTCATAGGTGCCGGTACGGGCGGAACGGTGAATCTCCACCGCTTCCGCGCGCAACCTGCTTTTCTGGTCGGGGACCTGATGATAGATAACATTCATGCTGAGCGCAACCGCAACCGTCCCGTGGGCATTGCAGGAAACCTCGAAGGCCTCGTCAATCAGGGAAAAAATGGCCCCGCCGTGGGTCATGCCGAAAATATTGGCCAAATCCGCCTGCGGATCCATCTCGACGACAGCATGGCCGGGTGCCAGCTCAATCAGCCGCAACCCCAGTTTTCGGGCAAATGGCTCTTTTGCCGCCTGTTTTTCGATTGCCACAAGCACAGGGTCATCCATTGGTTATGTAGCCTCCGGGTGCTGCTTGTATTTGTCGTCAAGCATCGCCTCGATACTCTCCATCACGATTTTCGTCACCCCCTCAAACTGCGTTTTGTAGCGCTTCTGCGACTCCCGGGACAGCAGTCTGAATGGTTCGGCAATTCGGTAAGGCTCAAGCTTGTCGTGAACGGAAAGTGGTTCCCCAATCCGGTAGGTGATGCGGCCGCTTTTGGCAAACGGCAGGCTTCCCGTATAGACCTCGTCGGAATTGTTGCAGGCAACCGGGACAATCCGCTTTTCGGTGTTCAGGGCAAGCTGGGCAACGCCGGTACGCCCCTCGGCAAGCTTCAGCGAGCGGGTGCCCTCCGGAAAGATGATGACGCTCAGCTTTTTTTCCAGCAGCGCCGACCGGCTCAACTCCGCGACCTTTTCCATGATTCCGTCGTATTGCTCGTGAACAAACGCCACGAAATTATTGCCCATAGCCTCAATCGCATCAAGGGCAATGCGCTCCGCCGGACCAAACTCGGCGATCTTTCCCTCGATAATATCCTTGACGGTGCGATAGAGCCCCTTGTCCATCCTGGTGTTGAAACGTTTGCGGTAATACTCCTCGATCAGATACCCCATCGACGGCACCGGAATCAGGTGACAGATATCGAGTCCCTTCGCAAGAAGCTCATTTTTATAGTATTTCCCCTTCACCCAGACCGTCGTGAACGGAAATTCCCTGGCCCTCAACAGCTTGTACTGAAACGGC
This DNA window, taken from Syntrophales bacterium, encodes the following:
- a CDS encoding 1-acyl-sn-glycerol-3-phosphate acyltransferase, with protein sequence MIDIEYLKRITVVSKPFAHKVIANLLLWPNYHLFAHVDIQLENIERIPRDESVIFAMNHTDRFNYWPFQYKLLRAREFPFTTVWVKGKYYKNELLAKGLDICHLIPVPSMGYLIEEYYRKRFNTRMDKGLYRTVKDIIEGKIAEFGPAERIALDAIEAMGNNFVAFVHEQYDGIMEKVAELSRSALLEKKLSVIIFPEGTRSLKLAEGRTGVAQLALNTEKRIVPVACNNSDEVYTGSLPFAKSGRITYRIGEPLSVHDKLEPYRIAEPFRLLSRESQKRYKTQFEGVTKIVMESIEAMLDDKYKQHPEAT
- a CDS encoding hotdog fold thioesterase, which gives rise to MDDPVLVAIEKQAAKEPFARKLGLRLIELAPGHAVVEMDPQADLANIFGMTHGGAIFSLIDEAFEVSCNAHGTVAVALSMNVIYHQVPDQKSRLRAEAVEIHRSARTGTYEIKVTDERNALIASCTALAYRKKDRLPFLE
- a CDS encoding agmatinase family protein, with translation MTSEKTKAELRNLALGQPAAQDGGIFGAMINPKDAALVLIPAPFDLTTSYGKGTMDGPLAISAASVQLDLFDVRWGGVYKAGIALLDEDPQIRRLSIRNAPAAKKVIKALETGRRTDVDRKALARVNEATHAVTQLIEKCASHWIDKGKRVGLVGGDHSCPLGLLKALARRSGKEGFGILHIDAHHDLREAYEGFIYSHASIMYNVLHDIPEVTRLVSVAIRDFSQAEHSLAATHPKIATFYNDEIFRALAEGRSFKSVVDRIIEALPQNVYVSFDIDGLEPANCPFTGTPVPGGLTYQQGVYLIEQLCESGRSIVGFDLCEVASEKHGEWDGNVGARLLYKLCGALIRSQKLPDLV
- a CDS encoding PaaI family thioesterase; translated protein: METVLKIINQSPYFKHLSMVVKEMGAGYATVELDIGKKHLNPFRGLHGGVYASAIDTAAYWAVYCELAEAAGFITVDLKVDYLAACNSGKLLVKGRSIKIGRTMCLAEATVFDQQDKQLAHGVSKLMVVQGLQTIKDAADLAGEKNLPPKFL